One Gemmatimonadaceae bacterium genomic region harbors:
- a CDS encoding Arc family DNA-binding protein — protein sequence MAERKSFLLRMDRELLDAVQRWANDDLRSLNGQIEFLLRRALQQAGRKPLASTPADFNTLVDHEGES from the coding sequence ATGGCTGAACGGAAGTCCTTCCTCCTGCGCATGGACCGCGAGCTGCTCGACGCGGTCCAGCGCTGGGCGAACGATGATCTGCGCAGCCTGAACGGTCAGATTGAATTCCTGCTGCGGCGTGCGCTGCAGCAGGCCGGTCGCAAGCCGCTGGCGTCGACGCCCGCGGACTTCAATACGTTGGTTGATCACGAAGGGGAGTCATGA
- a CDS encoding alpha/beta fold hydrolase: protein MNRSQLALLAALCTAPLALCPSAAVGQSIVTSRGDSLTRESTSFTLVGGTRSGELSSLRVPTARGLRASPRIALRFIRFRSTARTPAAPIVFLAGGPGDAATRAFSTMPVAILDSLLGVADVIAFDQRGTGRSEPNMACGPDGALPLDAAPTGKMRDSVARAAAARCLASVAARGIALEGFTTAESVEDIESMRIALGVPSVSLLGGSYGTHLGIAYLRKYGTKSTRAVLAGVEGPDDTFKRPKGPDGVFAEVARLAGKDSAFRARAPLLTVFDKLRAQLNKTPIKLTQGSTTVVITAWDLQRLVADALGDMRSVSALPAAIYAIDSGNVAPFARAAMQYRQARPINAMNVLMNCASGASPARRRTIASELPGSRLGTVIDFPATAVCELPNLPRLPDAFRAHASSVSPVLFISGTLDGRTPPSNVESILRDFPNGRHLVVEYQSHSLLGDRDVLSNTLLFLRGVDVPSARITRPPPIFKH, encoded by the coding sequence ATGAATCGCAGTCAGCTCGCCCTGCTGGCGGCGCTGTGCACCGCGCCGCTGGCACTTTGTCCGTCGGCCGCAGTCGGCCAATCCATCGTCACGTCGCGTGGTGATTCCCTCACCCGGGAATCCACCAGCTTCACCCTGGTGGGCGGTACGCGCTCAGGGGAGTTGTCGTCGCTGCGCGTGCCCACCGCACGCGGACTGCGCGCCTCGCCGCGCATCGCGCTGCGTTTCATTCGCTTTCGCTCCACCGCCCGAACGCCGGCCGCGCCCATTGTCTTTCTCGCTGGCGGACCAGGTGACGCGGCGACCCGCGCGTTTTCCACGATGCCGGTCGCCATCCTCGACTCATTGCTGGGCGTCGCCGATGTGATCGCCTTCGATCAGCGTGGCACCGGTCGGTCGGAGCCGAACATGGCCTGCGGCCCCGACGGCGCGTTGCCCCTGGATGCAGCGCCCACCGGCAAGATGCGTGATTCCGTGGCCCGTGCCGCCGCGGCGCGGTGTCTGGCCAGTGTCGCCGCGCGCGGCATCGCGCTCGAAGGCTTCACCACGGCGGAGAGCGTCGAGGATATCGAGTCGATGCGTATCGCCCTCGGCGTGCCCAGCGTGTCCCTGCTGGGCGGCAGCTACGGCACGCACCTCGGCATTGCCTATCTGCGCAAGTACGGTACGAAGTCAACGCGCGCCGTTCTCGCCGGCGTCGAGGGTCCTGACGACACCTTCAAGCGACCGAAGGGCCCCGATGGCGTCTTCGCGGAAGTGGCGCGTCTGGCGGGCAAGGACAGCGCCTTTCGTGCCCGCGCGCCGCTGCTCACCGTGTTCGACAAACTCCGCGCGCAGTTGAACAAGACACCCATCAAGCTGACGCAGGGCAGCACGACGGTCGTCATCACGGCGTGGGACTTACAGCGTCTGGTGGCCGACGCGCTGGGCGACATGCGGTCGGTGTCGGCGCTTCCCGCAGCCATCTATGCCATCGATTCGGGCAACGTGGCGCCGTTTGCCCGCGCCGCAATGCAGTACCGTCAGGCGCGTCCCATCAATGCGATGAACGTGCTCATGAACTGCGCGTCGGGCGCATCGCCGGCGCGTCGCCGAACCATCGCCTCGGAACTCCCCGGGTCGCGACTGGGCACGGTGATCGACTTTCCCGCCACCGCCGTCTGCGAACTGCCCAATCTGCCGCGACTGCCGGACGCGTTTCGGGCGCATGCCTCCAGTGTATCGCCCGTGCTGTTCATCAGTGGCACGCTGGATGGTCGGACCCCGCCATCCAATGTCGAGAGCATCCTGCGCGATTTCCCCAACGGGCGACATCTGGTGGTCGAGTATCAGTCGCACTCGTTGCTGGGCGACCGTGATGTACTGAGCAATACCCTGCTGTTCCTTCGCGGCGTT
- a CDS encoding glycosyl hydrolase has protein sequence METVNVSRTRLRFASFIVSAVPFVAVLAQGTAKPAARPPVPRAVASAVAPLSAPFDSSAFGSIRWREIGPFRGGRTSAVAGSVARPREYWMGSEGGGVLKSMDGGLSWLPMTDSYFGGTIGAIAVAPSNPDIVYVGGGEFPIRGNVSHGDGVWKTADGGKTWTNIGLNDTRQIAKVRVHPTNPDLVYVAAQGHVWGPNAERGIFRSKDGGKNWQKVLFRDDSTGAADLAMDPSNPNVLYAGFWQAHRKPWMLVSGGKGSGMFKSVDGGDTWSELTRRPGLPAGLWGNIGISVSGANPRRVYAIIEADEGGVFRSEDAGATWARVNDERKLRQRAWYYTKIYADPKNADVVYASNVNFQVSRDGGKTWTNVNAPHGDSHDAWIAPDNSDRLIEGNDGGATASIDGGKTWTAQDFATAQFYHVSTTNHFPYKICGAQQDNSTLCGPSRAAGGITTDMWMEAGGGESGFVMALPTNPDIVFAGSYGGLLTRKDMRTGLTRDVNPWPLNPMGHSAIDAKYRMQWTFPIVVSPHDPKTIYVGSSVVFRTTDQGDSYTTISPDLTRNDPRTLGPSGGSITLDQTSVEYYGTVFALAESPVTPGVLWAGTDDGLVQLSRDAGKTWTNVTPPLLKEREWARISIIEASRFNAGTAYVAANRFQMDDQQPYLFKTADFGKTWTRIDGSGTPSGLPASEFTRVIREDDVRRGLLFAGTERGVYVSLDDGGSWTSLRRNLPIVPVHDLAIKEGDLIAATHGRSFYVLDDLSALRQLSANVLASNAHLFTPRTTYRINWGGGFGGGGGSDSPVGANPPAGAIVNYWLKQAPRKVTIEFRDSTGRTVRTFSSDTASAGPAAAPRGRRGVASDANPTNRAGMNTFSWNLREADATQFEGMIFWAGSTTGPLILPGTYTVRLMVDGATAQESKFAVKKDPRSDATPADLVAQYKLAMQIRDRTTDANDAVRTVRYVRDQTVKRSKEVGADSARYAALIKSLDTRISEIEAKIYQVKNRSGQDPLNYPIRVNNQIAALAGVVGSADARPTKQSVQVFDILTKELEVYLVDLRAAWKDLLPPIDEILKKHGLPAIEVKPGDVTTPKTSA, from the coding sequence TTGGAGACTGTCAACGTGTCACGTACCCGCCTGCGTTTCGCCTCGTTCATTGTCAGTGCCGTTCCGTTCGTCGCCGTGCTGGCGCAGGGAACTGCCAAGCCTGCCGCAAGACCGCCGGTACCGCGCGCCGTTGCCTCGGCCGTCGCCCCGCTTTCGGCACCCTTTGATTCGAGCGCTTTCGGATCGATTCGGTGGCGTGAGATCGGTCCCTTTCGCGGCGGTCGCACGTCGGCGGTGGCGGGCAGCGTGGCCCGTCCGCGCGAGTACTGGATGGGGAGCGAGGGTGGCGGTGTGCTGAAGAGCATGGATGGCGGGCTGTCCTGGCTGCCGATGACTGACAGCTACTTCGGCGGGACCATTGGGGCCATCGCGGTGGCGCCTTCGAATCCGGATATCGTGTACGTGGGGGGTGGCGAGTTCCCGATTCGCGGCAACGTCTCGCATGGCGATGGCGTGTGGAAGACCGCCGATGGCGGGAAGACCTGGACCAACATCGGTCTCAACGACACGCGACAGATCGCCAAGGTGCGGGTGCATCCCACCAATCCCGATCTCGTGTATGTCGCCGCGCAGGGACATGTGTGGGGCCCCAACGCGGAGCGCGGCATCTTCCGTTCGAAGGACGGCGGCAAGAATTGGCAGAAGGTGCTGTTCCGGGATGACTCGACGGGCGCAGCGGATCTCGCGATGGACCCGAGCAATCCGAACGTGTTGTATGCCGGATTCTGGCAGGCCCATCGCAAGCCGTGGATGCTGGTGTCGGGCGGCAAGGGGTCGGGGATGTTCAAGTCGGTGGACGGAGGCGACACGTGGAGTGAACTCACGCGCCGTCCGGGGCTGCCGGCCGGACTGTGGGGCAACATCGGGATCAGCGTGAGTGGTGCGAATCCGCGACGCGTGTACGCGATTATCGAAGCCGATGAAGGCGGGGTGTTTCGTTCGGAGGATGCCGGCGCGACGTGGGCGCGCGTGAACGACGAACGCAAGCTGCGTCAACGGGCCTGGTACTATACGAAGATCTATGCCGATCCGAAGAACGCGGATGTCGTGTACGCGAGCAATGTGAACTTTCAGGTGTCACGCGATGGTGGCAAGACGTGGACCAACGTGAACGCGCCCCACGGCGATTCGCATGATGCCTGGATTGCCCCGGACAACAGCGATCGACTGATCGAAGGCAATGATGGCGGGGCGACGGCGAGCATTGATGGCGGGAAGACGTGGACGGCGCAGGATTTCGCGACCGCGCAGTTCTATCACGTGTCCACCACCAACCATTTCCCGTACAAGATCTGCGGGGCGCAGCAGGACAACTCCACGCTGTGCGGACCCTCGCGCGCCGCTGGCGGCATCACCACCGATATGTGGATGGAAGCGGGCGGCGGTGAAAGCGGCTTCGTCATGGCGCTGCCCACCAATCCCGACATCGTCTTTGCCGGCAGCTACGGCGGCCTGCTCACGCGCAAGGACATGCGTACGGGCCTTACCCGCGACGTGAATCCGTGGCCGCTCAACCCGATGGGGCATTCCGCGATCGATGCGAAGTACCGCATGCAGTGGACGTTTCCGATCGTGGTCAGTCCGCACGACCCGAAAACCATCTATGTGGGGTCGAGCGTCGTGTTCAGGACCACTGATCAGGGCGACAGCTACACCACGATCAGTCCCGACCTGACGCGCAATGATCCGCGCACTCTGGGGCCATCGGGCGGGTCGATCACGCTCGACCAGACCAGTGTCGAGTACTACGGGACCGTGTTCGCGCTCGCCGAATCGCCGGTGACGCCTGGCGTGCTGTGGGCGGGCACCGACGATGGCCTGGTGCAGTTGTCGCGTGATGCGGGCAAGACGTGGACCAATGTCACGCCACCGCTGCTCAAGGAGCGCGAATGGGCGCGCATCTCCATCATCGAGGCCTCACGATTCAATGCGGGCACGGCGTACGTGGCGGCCAATCGGTTCCAGATGGACGATCAGCAGCCCTACCTGTTCAAGACCGCGGACTTCGGCAAGACGTGGACGCGCATCGATGGCAGCGGGACGCCGAGTGGCCTTCCGGCATCCGAATTCACGCGGGTGATTCGCGAGGACGACGTGCGGCGTGGTCTGTTGTTTGCCGGCACCGAGCGGGGCGTGTATGTGTCGCTCGATGACGGCGGCTCGTGGACGTCCCTGCGTCGCAATCTGCCCATCGTGCCGGTGCACGACCTGGCCATCAAGGAGGGCGACCTGATCGCGGCCACGCATGGCCGATCGTTCTATGTGCTGGACGACCTGAGCGCGTTGCGACAGCTCAGCGCCAATGTGCTGGCGTCGAATGCACACCTGTTCACGCCGCGCACGACGTATCGCATCAACTGGGGTGGCGGGTTTGGCGGTGGCGGCGGAAGCGATTCGCCTGTGGGAGCCAATCCGCCGGCCGGGGCGATCGTGAACTACTGGCTCAAGCAGGCGCCCCGCAAGGTGACGATCGAGTTCCGCGATTCCACCGGCCGGACCGTTCGCACATTCTCCAGCGATACGGCAAGTGCCGGACCGGCGGCCGCGCCACGCGGTCGACGCGGTGTGGCGAGCGATGCGAATCCCACCAATCGCGCGGGCATGAACACGTTCTCCTGGAATTTGCGCGAGGCGGACGCCACGCAGTTCGAGGGAATGATCTTCTGGGCCGGCAGCACGACAGGTCCGTTGATCCTGCCGGGCACCTACACCGTGCGCCTGATGGTTGACGGCGCGACGGCGCAGGAATCGAAGTTCGCTGTGAAGAAGGATCCGCGCAGCGACGCGACGCCGGCCGATCTGGTGGCGCAATACAAGCTGGCGATGCAGATCCGTGACCGCACGACTGACGCCAATGACGCGGTGCGCACGGTGCGCTATGTGCGTGACCAGACGGTCAAGCGGTCGAAGGAGGTCGGCGCTGATTCGGCGCGCTACGCGGCGTTGATCAAGTCGCTTGATACGCGCATTTCGGAGATCGAGGCGAAGATCTATCAGGTGAAGAATCGCAGTGGTCAGGATCCGCTCAACTATCCTATTCGCGTCAACAACCAGATTGCGGCGCTGGCCGGCGTGGTGGGCAGCGCTGATGCCCGTCCCACGAAGCAAAGCGTCCAGGTGTTCGACATCCTGACGAAGGAGCTCGAGGTGTACCTGGTGGATCTGCGTGCCGCGTGGAAGGATCTGTTGCCGCCAATCGACGAGATCCTCAAGAAGCATGGACTGCCGGCCATCGAGGTGAAGCCGGGAGATGTGACCACGCCCAAGACGAGCGCCTAG
- a CDS encoding MFS transporter, protein MTSSFSPHHIDPALDSHPDRWRMLALLACAELLGMALWFTGSAVGPTLARAWALSSSQVGWLTTAVQLGFVCGTAVSAFLNVSDVVASRRLFAMAAVAGALANAPLAVTSSYAVALTSRFLAGMCLAGVYPPAMKMAATWFRARRGVAVGTIVGALTVGKASPYLAQAIPGLGVAFVTWGASLSALLAATIVWFGYRDGPYEFPSRRFSWTRVHDVVRERRWRLATGGYLGHMAELYSFWTWIPAFLAASDAAHATRTGGVPNARIAAVIGFGVIAVGGAGCVWGGVVADRIGRARLVMWAMAISGGCAIAIGLAWAQSWWLLAPLALVWGFFVIADSAQFSVLVTESVPAHAVGTALTLQVSLGFLLTTITIQLIPPLVSWLGWQWVFPILAIGPWLGIVSIRRLARG, encoded by the coding sequence ATGACCTCGTCATTCTCTCCACATCACATCGATCCCGCCCTCGATTCGCATCCGGATCGCTGGCGCATGCTGGCGCTGCTCGCGTGCGCGGAGCTGTTGGGGATGGCGCTGTGGTTCACGGGCAGTGCGGTGGGTCCGACACTGGCGCGTGCGTGGGCGTTGTCGTCGTCGCAGGTGGGGTGGCTGACGACGGCCGTGCAGTTGGGATTTGTGTGCGGCACCGCCGTGAGTGCCTTCCTCAATGTTTCTGACGTGGTCGCGTCGCGTCGTTTGTTCGCGATGGCCGCGGTGGCCGGTGCGCTCGCGAATGCGCCTCTGGCGGTGACGTCGTCGTACGCGGTGGCCTTGACGTCGCGTTTTCTGGCGGGCATGTGTTTGGCGGGTGTGTATCCGCCGGCGATGAAGATGGCAGCCACCTGGTTTCGCGCCCGACGCGGCGTGGCGGTGGGCACGATTGTGGGCGCGCTGACGGTTGGGAAGGCGTCACCCTATCTCGCGCAGGCGATCCCCGGACTCGGCGTCGCGTTCGTCACCTGGGGCGCCTCACTGAGCGCACTGCTGGCCGCCACCATCGTGTGGTTCGGCTATCGCGACGGTCCGTACGAGTTTCCGTCACGTCGGTTTTCGTGGACGCGCGTGCACGATGTCGTGCGGGAACGGCGTTGGCGTCTGGCCACCGGCGGGTATCTGGGGCACATGGCCGAACTGTATTCGTTCTGGACCTGGATTCCGGCATTCCTCGCGGCCAGCGATGCGGCCCATGCGACACGAACTGGCGGCGTACCGAACGCGCGTATCGCGGCGGTGATCGGCTTTGGCGTGATTGCCGTGGGCGGCGCCGGCTGCGTGTGGGGTGGTGTGGTGGCCGACCGCATTGGGCGCGCGCGATTGGTGATGTGGGCGATGGCGATCAGCGGCGGTTGCGCCATTGCCATCGGGTTGGCGTGGGCGCAGTCATGGTGGCTGTTGGCGCCGCTGGCGCTGGTGTGGGGCTTCTTCGTGATTGCCGACAGCGCGCAGTTCAGCGTACTGGTCACGGAAAGCGTTCCGGCGCACGCCGTGGGCACGGCGCTGACCTTGCAGGTATCACTGGGATTCCTGCTGACCACCATCACCATTCAACTGATTCCGCCGCTGGTGAGCTGGCTGGGTTGGCAATGGGTGTTCCCGATTCTGGCCATCGGGCCGTGGTTGGGTATCGTGAGCATCCGACGTCTGGCGCGCGGATGA
- a CDS encoding SPFH domain-containing protein, with protein MLREVEARPSAGIMMALVLFAGVVGGIALLINGARNDMAISAIGGVALMMVSLLCLPGLFSVAPNEGKVLTLFGNYKGTVKTPGLWFTNPFMMKKSVSLRVRNFETNKLKVNDLRSNPVDIGAIVVWRVIDTAEAVFEVNDYVQYVAMQSESALRTLASAHPYDSHGSNDVALSTHQTEVNKGLQEALRDRFAKAGVEVIEARISHLAYAQEIAAAMLQRQQASAIVAARQTIVEGAVGMVEMALDALSAKNIVTLDDERKAAMVSNLLVVLCSDRAAQPVVNTGTLYS; from the coding sequence ATGCTCCGCGAAGTCGAAGCCCGCCCCTCTGCGGGCATCATGATGGCTCTCGTCCTGTTCGCCGGCGTAGTCGGCGGCATTGCCCTGCTCATCAACGGCGCCCGTAACGACATGGCCATCAGCGCCATCGGCGGGGTTGCCCTGATGATGGTGTCGCTGCTCTGCCTGCCCGGCCTGTTCAGTGTCGCCCCCAACGAGGGCAAAGTGCTGACCCTGTTCGGCAACTACAAAGGCACGGTCAAGACACCGGGACTGTGGTTCACCAACCCGTTCATGATGAAGAAGTCCGTGTCGCTCCGCGTGCGGAACTTCGAAACCAACAAGCTCAAGGTGAACGACCTGCGGTCGAACCCGGTCGACATCGGTGCCATCGTGGTGTGGCGGGTGATTGACACTGCCGAAGCGGTGTTCGAAGTGAACGACTACGTGCAGTACGTGGCCATGCAGAGCGAGTCGGCGCTTCGCACCCTGGCGTCCGCGCACCCGTACGATTCGCACGGATCAAACGACGTGGCCTTGAGTACCCATCAGACCGAAGTCAACAAGGGGTTGCAGGAGGCGTTGCGCGACCGGTTTGCCAAAGCCGGCGTTGAAGTGATCGAGGCGCGGATCAGCCATCTGGCCTACGCGCAGGAAATCGCCGCCGCCATGCTGCAGCGTCAGCAGGCCAGCGCCATCGTCGCCGCGCGACAGACCATCGTCGAAGGTGCCGTCGGCATGGTCGAGATGGCACTCGACGCCCTGAGTGCCAAGAACATCGTCACGCTCGATGATGAGCGGAAAGCCGCGATGGTCAGCAACCTGCTGGTGGTGCTGTGCTCCGATCGCGCGGCGCAACCGGTGGTCAACACCGGCACGCTGTACTCGTAA